The genomic DNA GAAAAAGTTTGGGAATGGAAAGAACAGTATTGGGGACAGATTACGAAGCAATTACGTAAATTGGGTACTTCCTGTGATTGGTCCCAAGAAAGGTTTACTTTGGATGCAGGTTGTTCTCGAGCGGTTCGCGAAGTTTTTGTTAGTTTATATGAAAGAGGTTTGATTTACCAAGGAAATTATATTATAAATTGGTGCCCTCACTGCCAGACTACTATTTCAGATATTGAAGTAGAACATATTTCCCAAAAGGGAAAGATGTGGGAAATCCGCTATCCTTTTGCTGAGGGTGAAGGGGCAATTGTTATTGCTACCACCAGACCGGAAACAATGTTGGGTGATACTGCGGTGGCTGTTCATCCGCAAGATGAACGCTATCGGCATTTAATCGGTAAGGAATTAATTCTACCACTTACTGGGCGTAAAATTCCTTTGATTGGCGATACTTATGTTGATCCTGCTTTTGGTACTGGTGTGGTAAAAGTAACTCCTGCACATGATCCTAATGATTTTGAAATGGGTCGCAGGCATGGTTTGCAGGAACTGACCATTTTAGATGACCGGGGTATCATAACTGCAGAGGGGAAATAACAGGGAATGGACCGCTTTACGGCCCGGAAATCAATTATTGAAGATTTACAAACCCTAGGTTATTTAGTGGGGGAAAAGGAACATGAACATGCTGTTGGTCAATGTTATCGCTGTGATACCATTATTGAACCTTTAATTTCTAAACAATGGTTTGTGAAAATGAAACCTTTGGCCAAACCGGCTATTGAAGCAGTTAAAGAAGGCCGGATTCGTTTTATTCCGGCTAGATTTACTAAGATTTATTTAAATTGGTTGGCTGATATTCGTGATTGGTGTATTAGTCGTCAGTTGTGGTGGGGACATCGTTTGCCTGTTTGGTATTGTCAGACCTGTCAGGAAATTATTTGTCAGCGAACAGAACCTGAGGTTTGTCCACAGTGTGGTTCCCAAGAATTAATTCAAGATCCGGATGTTTTGGATACTTGGTTTAGTTCGGCACTTTGGCCTTTTTCTACACTCGGTTGGCCGGAAAATAGTTCCCTTTTGCAGACTTATTATCCTACCTCAGTATTGGTTACTGGCCGTGATATTATTTTCTTTTGGGTAGCCCGTATGATTTTTACTTCTTTGGAATTTATGTCTGATGTGCCTTTTGGGGATGTCTTTATTCATGGTTTGGTTTTAGATGGACAAGGTCGCAAGATGAGTAAATCTTTAGGTAATGGAATTGATCCTTTAGAAGTTATCGAAGAATATGGTGCTGATACATTAAGGTTTATGTTGGTTACTGGTAATACTCCAGGTAATGATTTGCGTTTCCAAATCGAACGTCTGCAAGCTGTGCGTAATTTTGCCAATAAAATTTGGAATGCTTCCCGTTTTGCCTTAATGAATTTAGAGGATTATCAGGGTGAAGCTGGTGGTGAATATACTCTTGCCGATCGTTGGATTAGGAGCCGTTTTAATCAAACTGTGCAGAAAGTAACCACTAATTTGGAGAAATATGAATTAGGTGAGGCAGCTCGTTTGCTTTATGAATTTATTTGGGATGAGTTCTGTGATTGGTATCTAGAATTGATTAAACCTCGACTTTATGGACGAGAAACAGAAGCAAGTAGAAAAACCGCACAAAAAGTATTGGCCCAAACTTTGCGTCAAACTTTGGAATTACTGCATCCCTTTATGCCCTTTTTAACTGAAGAAATTTGGCAGCATTTACCCCCTGGTGGGGAAACAATTATGCTTACTCCTTGGCCTAAAGTTGAAGAAGCAGAGCTAGATGAGCAAGCCGAAAAAGAAATGGATCTGCTAAGAGATGTTATTCGGGCTATTCGTAATTTACGCAGTGAAATGAATGTACCTTTGGGTAAAAAAGCTCAAGTGGTTTTAATGGCCCAAGAGGAAACAACATTGGATGTTCTACGTCGGGGTGTACCCTATTTAACTAATTTAGCGAAATTGTCTGCTTGGGAACTAAAGTTAACTACTGTGGAAAAACCTCAACAAGCTGTTACTAATTTAGTCAGTGGTGTAGAGGTATATCTACTTTTACAAGGTTTGATAGATCTTGAGCAGGAAATAGCTCGTTTACAAAAGGAAAATAAGGCTTTGGATCAAGAGGTCTTACGTTTGGAAAAAAAGTTACAAAATAAAGGATTTGTAACTAAGGCTCCTCGGAAAATAGTTGAACAGGAAAAAGAAAAATTAAAGGATTATCAAACTCAAAAAAAAGCTCTAGAGGAAAGAATCAAATTTTTGACAGTGCGGCTTTAGTCGCACTGTTAAAAATTAATATGGGCACAGGCGGAGATCTTGACAAGAGCAGGCTAGATAAGTAAGATAAGAGACGTATGCAGGAAATAAATTATAGTAGCTGGAAATATTTACGGGAGGTTGAATGCATGGAGTATAGACAAGCTATATTAAAACTTAATCAATTTAAAAGCTTAGGAATTAATCTGGGCTTACGGCGAATCAATGATTTGCTGGAGATTTTTGGTCATCCTGAAGAACAGTTTCCGATTATTCATATCGGGGGTACCAATGGGAAAGGTTCTACCACGGCAATGTTGGCCTCCATTTTGAAAGAGGCCGGTTATCAAGTTGGTGTTTTTAGTTCACCTCATCTCATTTCTCATCGAGAAAGATTTATGATTAATGGGGAATATATTAGTGAAAAAGAGTTTACCGCTTTATTTGCCGAAGTTTTGGGGGCCTTGGAACAGGTAGAACAAGATGTTGGTAGTCTCCCTACGGAATTTGAAATTTTAACCGCGATGACCTTTTTATATTTTGCCCGTAAACAAATTGATCTGGCTTTGGTAGAAGTTGGTTTGGGTGGTGATTTTGATTCCACCAATGTAGTTAAACATCCCCTTTTAACCATTATTACCAATGTTTCTTATGATCATCAGGATCGTTTGGGGAATACTTTGGTAGAAATAGCGGAAAAAAAGAGCGGCATTATTAAAGCTAATTGTCCGGTAATTACGATGAGTAAAGGGGAAGATGTACTGCGAATTATTAGGGAAAAGGCTGAAGATTTAGCAGCACCTTTTTGGGAAATACAGCGAGAGGTTGCTTGGGAAATAATATCGGAAACAGATGAGGGGCAAGCATTTTCTTTGAAGACACCTTTTAATGATTATCCGCAATTGTTTGTTCCTTTACAGGGTGAACATCAAATTGAAAACGCGATTACTGCGGTTTTTGCCGCCGAAATTTTACAAAAAAAAGGGTGGAGGGTGGGTTCGGAGGCGATTAAAGCAGGCATTGTTAAAGTAAAATGGCCAGGTCGTTTGGAATTGATTGGTTGTAAACCTTGCTTTGTTTTGGACGGAGCCCATAATTTAGCCGGTTTTATGGTTTTATCACAATGGCTAACTAAAAGAAAACAAAACCGGCGGCTGGTTTTAGTTATTGGTATGCTTGATAATAAGGATTGGGATTGGGCAGCTCGATTTTTAAAACCTTTGGTTGATGCCGTGATTATTACGCGTCCTAATTCGGAGCGAACTGTACATTGGCAGGATTTAAAAAATCATTTTCAAGGTAATTTGCCTTTAACTTGTATTGAGGATATAGGTGAGGCCTTGGAAAAGGCTCGCAGCCTTGCTGGTGATGATGGTTTGGTTTTAGTTACTGGTTCCCTTCATTTGATGGGGAAAGCCCGTGAAATTCTGCAATGTTCTAAGAACAACTCCCCCGGCATATAATTTAAAATTAGGATGGGGGTGTTATTTTGCCTAGAATAGTTTTAGCTCTAGTTCTACTAGCTACCTTACTTTTGGGGCGGGGATTAGGGCATTTTTATTTGTCAAATATGGCAGAAGGCACACCGGAAATTCCTACCCGAAATGTATTTTTAACTTCCCGAGGGGAATTTCCGGGTAAGAAAAGGGTTCTTCGTTTAAATCAGGTCCCTTGTTATACTTGGCAAATAGCTTCCCTAGAAGAAAAAAAAGAGGCTTTAAAGATTGGTAAACAGTGGAGCCTGAAAGGTTATCCTGTCATAATTACCGGAGAGGGTCCTTTTGAAGTTCTTTTGGGTTTAGTTAATCAAAAAGAAGGTTTTAATACTTTGGAAATACCTGGTGAGCTCAAAGAAGACTGTCTCAATAAAATTGCTTTTAAATTTGCTGCCGAGGACTTTGAATCTGCTGAAAAAATAGCTCCTTTTCTCGGTCAAGTAAGTCTATGTTTGGAAAAAGGACTCTTTCTTTATCCTCATTTTGTCCTCAATGAGGAATTAGCTTTATGTCGTCCCAAATTTGTTCAATTGGCTGACTCCTTATTAGAAGTGGCTCAAATCGGTGAAAAAATAGAAGAGGAAGCCATTCTTCAATTGGTTAAATTATGTGTTGAATGGGAAATGAGTCTGCGTCTTATGGAAAAGGAATGGACTCAGGCTGCTTATTTAAAAAGTCAGCAGCAGGCCTTGGTTTTATTGGAGGAATATCATCGTTTTTTAAAACAAACAAACTAGAAGTGCATTAATCGGTAAAATTCGGTAATAATATACCTAAGGGGAGGGTTGAGCATGAGAATACCCGCACATTTAGGTATAATTCCGGATGGAAACAGACGCTGGGCAGAAAGCAGGGGGCTGGGAAAGGAAAAGGGCTATGCTGATGGTCTGCAGCCTGGTCTAGAAGTTTTTAAACTTTGTCAAAAAACAGGGATTAAAGAATTAACCTTTTATGGATTTACGGCTGATAATACAAAACGACCGCGAATACAAAGATTAGCCTTTACCATGGTTTGTATTCAGGCCGTAGAATTATTATCCCAAGAAGATGCTGATCTTTTGGTAATTGGTAAAACTTCTTCTCCCATGTTTCCACGTGAACTGTTGCCTTATACTAAAAAGAGAAAGAGATTTGGACAAGGAGGAACAAAAGTTAATTTTTTGGTTAATTATGATTGGCAGTGGGATTTAAAACAGGCTTTTACTAAAAAAAAGGTTGCCCAAAATCCCCTCGCTCTTTTAAATTCCTGTCATGTTTCTCGTGTGGATTTAATTATTCGTTGGGGTGGTCGCAGAAGATTAAGTGGTTTTTTACCTCTACAAGCCGTTTATTCAGATTTTTATATTATCGAAGCTTATTGGCCAGATTTTAAACCTCAACATTTTCAGGCGGCCTTGGCATGGTACAATACTCAAGATATTACTTTGGGCGGCTGAAAATTTCGGACGGCATTTCTAGAAGGAATTTAATTATTCTCGTTAATTCGTTTTGTTAATTATGAGCCCGGAAAAAACCGGGCTTTTCTTATTTTGGAAAGATGTATTATAATTATATTGTATAAAGTTCCGGCTTGTTTGCTGGATAGGGGAGTGATAAACTTAGAGGAGGGAGTTTTTTGTCACAAAGGAGTCTTGGTTTTTTGATTATTTTGTTGGTAGTGGGGGGTTTAATCGGCAGTCTTTTGGGACTGGCTTTAGGTAATCTTTGGCCAGTTGTAAATTATACTTTGCCGGTGATTGGTTTTGCACCAATAACCATTGATTTAGCAATTGCTAATTTTACATTGGGCTTTACCCTACAGTTAAATGTGGCTAGTACTGTGGGACTTCTTTTGGCCTTTTTTGTTTATTTTAGGTTTTAAAAATTGCAATAATTTGGGGGGAAATAGATGGACTTGGTGTTGGCCTCTAGTTCACCTAGGCGGTTCGAATTATTGAAGTTGCTGGGAATCCCTTTCCGGGTTGAGATTAGTGAAGGGGAAGGTGAAATTAGTGAGCCATATGAGTGGGGGGTACAGGAATTAGCTCGTGAAAAGGCTTGTCAGGTAAGTGGGGATATAGTTTTGGCTGCTGATACTATTGTGGTAAAAGAGGGACAGGTTCTCGGTAAACCAGTTAGTAAGGAAGAGGCTAAGGAAATGCTTATTTTTTTAAGTGGTGGCTGGCATCAGGTTTATACTGGGATCTGTGTTAAGCGGCAGCAGGAAATATTACAAGATGTAGAACTTACCAAAGTTTGTTTCCGCAGTTTGACAGAGCGGGAAATAGAGGCTTATTTAGAGCAGGAGTCTGTATTGGATAAAGCTGGTGCCTATGGAATACAGGGTTTAGGTAGTTTGCTTATTGAAAAAATCGCAGGCTGTTATTATAATGTGGTAGGATTACCTTTAGTTAAAACAATGTTTTTACTGAGGAAATGTGGAATTAAGATTTTAGGGGAGGAATGTTAATGTTTTTTTCCAGGGATATCGGAATAGATTTAGGCACTGCCAATACACTTGTGTATATAAAAGGAAAAGGTATTGCATTAAATGAACCTTCGGTGGTGGCTTTACACAGGGAAACTGGTAATGTTTTGGCTGTAGGTGATGAAGCTAAGCAGATGATTGGTAGAACACCTGGTAATATTGTCGCTATTCGTCCGATGAAGGATGGGGTTATTGCTGATTTTGAAGTAACACATATGATGCTGCGTTATTTTATTCGTAAAGCTATGCAAAAGAATCCCGGTTTTTTTTATCGGCCGCGGGTGGTTGTTTGTGTGCCGGCTGGGGTGACCACAGTGGAGGAACGGGCTGTTAAAGAGGCTGCTGTACAGGCTGGGGCTAAGGAGGCTTATTTAGTGGAGGAACCAATGGCGGCAGCTATTGGGGTAGGTTTGCCTATTTATGAGCCCACAGGAAATATGATTGTGGATATTGGAGGAGGAAATACTGATGTAGCGGTGATTTCTCTGGGGGGAATTGTTACCAGCCGTAGTATTCGAGTTGGTGGGGATGAATTTGACGAATCAATAGTAAATTATATTAAGCGTAAATATAGTTTAATGATTGGAGAACGTACGGCAGAAGAAATTAAAATTAAGATTGGTTCAGCGGCAAAAACGGTGCTGCCCAAAAAAACTGTTTTAAAAGAAGATAAAGAATGGATTAAAGAAAAAGAGCGGGAATGGAATTTAGAGGCAGCAGAAGAAACAGATGAATTAGAATATCGGGTGCGGGGACGGGATATGGTTTCTGGGCTCCCGAAATTAATTGTGGTTAGTATGGAAGAGATTACCGGGGCGATTGCGGAACCAGTAGCTGCTATTATCGAAGCTATTAAGATTTGTTTAGAAAAGACTCCTCCGGAATTAGCGGCTGATATTATGGATCGGGGGATTATGATGGCCGGAGGGGGTTCCTTATTATTTGGCTTTGATCAATTGGTTAGTCAGCAAACCGGAATGCCGGTACATCTTTCAGAAGGTCCTTTAAACGCGGTAGCGGTAGGTACGGGTAAAGCATTAGATAATATTGAGATTTTAAAAAGGCTGGCGATTTCGAATAAACGGATAGGCTAGGTGGTTGTACGGTGACCAAAAAACAAAAGACCATTACAAGTATAGCCTTAATTTTCCTCCTTTTGTTTACTTTTAGGATGATGTTCACCACACAAAGGTTGGCGGGGGCTGCTTTGCCTTTGGGTGGTATTGCTAGGGAGGCTTTTGCCCCTTTACAAAAGGGGGTCAGCTGGTTGACCACTTCTTTGAGGGATATTGGTGCCTATTTTAACGATAATCGGGTTTTACGGGAAGAAAATAAGGAAATGGCCAAAAAGATTATTCGTTTGGAAGAAGAAATTTATTCTTTGAAAGAGCATGAACTAGAAAATGAGCGCTTATTAATGTTATTGGAATATAAAGAAGCGAAAGCCGAAAATTATGATTTAGTTATGGCTAAGGTGATTGGCCGCAGTCATACTAATTGGTATGAAACATTACTTCTTGATCAAGGGAGTCAGCAGGGTATTCTTCCCAATATGGTAGTGATTAATCATGATGGCTTGATTGGCAAGATTATTAATGTTTCCCCACATACAGCGGAAGTATTACTAATTTTGGATCGTGATGGGGCGGTGGGAGCCCGTATTTTTGAAAATAGGCATACTCCGGGGGTGGTGGTGGGTACTTCCCAATCACAATATTTACAAATGATTCATTTACCACATGATTTACCTGTTGAGCCTAATCAAACTATAGTCACCTCGGGATTGAGCGGTGTTTTTCCGCCCGGGATTCGTATTGGACGGGTTATTGAGGTATTACCAGAACCGGGTGGTTTGATGAAGCGGACAACGATTAAGCCTTTTGTTGATTTTTCTAGATTGGAAGAGGTTCTAATTATTAAACAGGTACGGCAGACTGAGGATTTTATTGATGAGCCGGGGGGCGAAGTTTAATGCCTTATTATGGGGTTATGTTTTTAAGTGGAGTGGGGTGTTTAATTTTACAGTCCACTTTATTTTCGCATTTAATGATTGCCGGTGTAAAACCTGATTTATTATTGGTGCTAGTTTTATTTAATAGTTTTTTTCGGGGACCTTATCAAGGGGCTTGTTTTGGTTTTTTTATTGGTTTTTTGGAAGATTTATATTTAGGTAGTTTTTGGGGAATGAATGCTTTGGCTAAAGCTAGTACCGCCTTTTTAGTTGGCTGGCTTTTAAAAGGGGCTTTCTGGGAAAAAATATTGATTCCGATATTGGCCTTATTTTTAGGCAGTCTTTTTAATGGTTCTCTGCTTTTTTTAATGGGCAAAGCCTTGGGTTCCAATTGGGATTGGGGTTTGTTTTATTGGAAAATAGTACCCATGGCGATTTATAATACTTGTTTAGTTCCTTTTATTTATACGCGTTTTTATTATTGGGTAGGAGAGGATACAAAGGAACAATCGCTTTAGGGGGTGATTGGGGTGAGCACACGTAAGCCAAAGGCTATTGTCCAGGATGCCCTGCGATTATATTGGGGGATAATGATTGTTATGTTTATCGCCCTTTTTCTTCGTTTGGCCTGGTTGCAATTAGTACAAACAGAAATTTATCGAACAAAAGCAGTTTCTAATACGATGCGTTGGGTTCCTATCGAAGCCTCCCGTGGGGAAATAGTGGATCGGAATGGACAGGTATTGGTGACTAACCGACCTGTTTTTAATGTTACTTTAAATTATCCAGGTTTAAAGGATCAAGATATTGATCAGGTAATTACGGATCTGGTAGAAATTTTGGCTGATCCGGAAATTACTTTTGAAAGTATTAAAACATTATTAAAAAGACAAAATCGTTTATATGAACCAGTATTGGTTAAACGGGATGTCTCCATGGAAGTGGTTACCATTATCGAAGAAAGCAGGCGTGATCTTCCGGGAGTGAGTGTAGAAGTACATCCTCAGCGTGCTTATCCCTATGATAGTTTAGCTGGTCATTTATTGGGGTATGTGCATTCGATTAAAGAAGAATTAGATGATCCTGCTTTTAAGGATTATAGTATTAATGATTTAGTAGGTAAAACTGGATTAGAAAAATTTTATGAGTCTTATTTAAGAGGGCAGAAAGGTTATCGTCAAGTAGAAGTAACTTCTTTAAATCAACCAGTACGGGAAATTAGGAAAATTTCCCCTGTTCCGGGTCATAAATTAGTTCTTACTTTGGATCTCGAGTTACAACAAGTTTTAGAGGAATCTTTTGATCAGGTCTTGGGGGAGGTTCAAAAAAGGTATCCTAAAGCACAGGCCGGGGGAGCAGTAGTTTTAGATGTTAAAACTGCTCAGGTTTTGGCTATGGCTAGTCGTCCGGGCTTAGATCCTGATGATTTTAATGGCCGTTCTCTAAGTCAAGATCAGGCTGATTATTATTTTCGTATTACTCCACCGGCATTAGGGAATCGCGTTATTCAAGGTAGTTATGTGCCAGGCTCTATTTTTAAACCGATTACTGGTATGGCTGGTTTGCATAGTGGACAAGTTTCTTTGGAAGAAACAGTCCGCTGTACAGGACAGTATTGGCATCCACCCTATATTAAATGTTGGGCAGTACACGGTCAGACTGATTTTTATAAAGGTATGGCCCGTTCTTGTAATGTTTATTTTCAAGAAATAGCTCGACGGGCTGGGATTAGGTTGATTGGGCAAATAGGTCGTGAGTTTGGTTTGGGTGCCCGTACTGGTATTGATTTACCTTTTGAAAGTGTAGGTATTTTACCAGATCTGGAATGGCAAGCTAAGGAATTTGCCAAAAGGAGGCAAAGGGTTAATCAGGATTTTGATCAAAAGGTAGAAGTTTTGGAAAAAGAATATCAGGCTTTACTGGCTAAAGCTGAGAATAAAACTAGGTTGGAAAGGGAACTTGCTTCTCGTTTGCGTGTTTTGGAGGCCCAGCGGCAAAATGAAATAAACTTTCAAACTACCTGGCATGATTTTGATACTTATAATACGGCTATTGGTCAAGGTTATAATCAATTTACAATCATGCAAATGGCTAATTATGTGGCTACTTTAGCTAATCGGGGTGTTAGGCATCAGCCTTATTTGGTGGAGAAAATTGTTGATGCCGAAGGTAATTTAGTGGAAAAATTTCATTCGGAAATAATTCAAACAACTACTGTTTCTCGTGAAGTTTTGGAAGAGGTAATTACGGGAATGACTTTAACTACTGCCCCTGGTGGTACGGCTTATTCCCTTTTCTGGAATTTTCCTGAAGATATTAAAGTAGCGGCTAAAACTGGTACAGCTCAGCCTGGTCGAGTAGGGTATGTAAAAAATAAGGATTTTGACGGATTATTTATTGCTTTTGCCCCAGCTGATGATCCGCAAATTGCTTTTGCCGGAGTAATTGAACATGGTAATAGTGGGTCAGGTTCGGC from Clostridia bacterium includes the following:
- a CDS encoding bifunctional folylpolyglutamate synthase/dihydrofolate synthase codes for the protein MEYRQAILKLNQFKSLGINLGLRRINDLLEIFGHPEEQFPIIHIGGTNGKGSTTAMLASILKEAGYQVGVFSSPHLISHRERFMINGEYISEKEFTALFAEVLGALEQVEQDVGSLPTEFEILTAMTFLYFARKQIDLALVEVGLGGDFDSTNVVKHPLLTIITNVSYDHQDRLGNTLVEIAEKKSGIIKANCPVITMSKGEDVLRIIREKAEDLAAPFWEIQREVAWEIISETDEGQAFSLKTPFNDYPQLFVPLQGEHQIENAITAVFAAEILQKKGWRVGSEAIKAGIVKVKWPGRLELIGCKPCFVLDGAHNLAGFMVLSQWLTKRKQNRRLVLVIGMLDNKDWDWAARFLKPLVDAVIITRPNSERTVHWQDLKNHFQGNLPLTCIEDIGEALEKARSLAGDDGLVLVTGSLHLMGKAREILQCSKNNSPGI
- a CDS encoding undecaprenyl diphosphate synthase family protein — its product is MRIPAHLGIIPDGNRRWAESRGLGKEKGYADGLQPGLEVFKLCQKTGIKELTFYGFTADNTKRPRIQRLAFTMVCIQAVELLSQEDADLLVIGKTSSPMFPRELLPYTKKRKRFGQGGTKVNFLVNYDWQWDLKQAFTKKKVAQNPLALLNSCHVSRVDLIIRWGGRRRLSGFLPLQAVYSDFYIIEAYWPDFKPQHFQAALAWYNTQDITLGG
- a CDS encoding DUF4321 domain-containing protein; this encodes MSQRSLGFLIILLVVGGLIGSLLGLALGNLWPVVNYTLPVIGFAPITIDLAIANFTLGFTLQLNVASTVGLLLAFFVYFRF
- the maf gene encoding septum formation protein Maf, whose amino-acid sequence is MDLVLASSSPRRFELLKLLGIPFRVEISEGEGEISEPYEWGVQELAREKACQVSGDIVLAADTIVVKEGQVLGKPVSKEEAKEMLIFLSGGWHQVYTGICVKRQQEILQDVELTKVCFRSLTEREIEAYLEQESVLDKAGAYGIQGLGSLLIEKIAGCYYNVVGLPLVKTMFLLRKCGIKILGEEC
- a CDS encoding rod shape-determining protein, with translation MFFSRDIGIDLGTANTLVYIKGKGIALNEPSVVALHRETGNVLAVGDEAKQMIGRTPGNIVAIRPMKDGVIADFEVTHMMLRYFIRKAMQKNPGFFYRPRVVVCVPAGVTTVEERAVKEAAVQAGAKEAYLVEEPMAAAIGVGLPIYEPTGNMIVDIGGGNTDVAVISLGGIVTSRSIRVGGDEFDESIVNYIKRKYSLMIGERTAEEIKIKIGSAAKTVLPKKTVLKEDKEWIKEKEREWNLEAAEETDELEYRVRGRDMVSGLPKLIVVSMEEITGAIAEPVAAIIEAIKICLEKTPPELAADIMDRGIMMAGGGSLLFGFDQLVSQQTGMPVHLSEGPLNAVAVGTGKALDNIEILKRLAISNKRIG
- the mreC gene encoding rod shape-determining protein MreC; this encodes MMFTTQRLAGAALPLGGIAREAFAPLQKGVSWLTTSLRDIGAYFNDNRVLREENKEMAKKIIRLEEEIYSLKEHELENERLLMLLEYKEAKAENYDLVMAKVIGRSHTNWYETLLLDQGSQQGILPNMVVINHDGLIGKIINVSPHTAEVLLILDRDGAVGARIFENRHTPGVVVGTSQSQYLQMIHLPHDLPVEPNQTIVTSGLSGVFPPGIRIGRVIEVLPEPGGLMKRTTIKPFVDFSRLEEVLIIKQVRQTEDFIDEPGGEV
- the mreD gene encoding rod shape-determining protein MreD, which gives rise to MPYYGVMFLSGVGCLILQSTLFSHLMIAGVKPDLLLVLVLFNSFFRGPYQGACFGFFIGFLEDLYLGSFWGMNALAKASTAFLVGWLLKGAFWEKILIPILALFLGSLFNGSLLFLMGKALGSNWDWGLFYWKIVPMAIYNTCLVPFIYTRFYYWVGEDTKEQSL
- the mrdA gene encoding penicillin-binding protein 2 produces the protein MSTRKPKAIVQDALRLYWGIMIVMFIALFLRLAWLQLVQTEIYRTKAVSNTMRWVPIEASRGEIVDRNGQVLVTNRPVFNVTLNYPGLKDQDIDQVITDLVEILADPEITFESIKTLLKRQNRLYEPVLVKRDVSMEVVTIIEESRRDLPGVSVEVHPQRAYPYDSLAGHLLGYVHSIKEELDDPAFKDYSINDLVGKTGLEKFYESYLRGQKGYRQVEVTSLNQPVREIRKISPVPGHKLVLTLDLELQQVLEESFDQVLGEVQKRYPKAQAGGAVVLDVKTAQVLAMASRPGLDPDDFNGRSLSQDQADYYFRITPPALGNRVIQGSYVPGSIFKPITGMAGLHSGQVSLEETVRCTGQYWHPPYIKCWAVHGQTDFYKGMARSCNVYFQEIARRAGIRLIGQIGREFGLGARTGIDLPFESVGILPDLEWQAKEFAKRRQRVNQDFDQKVEVLEKEYQALLAKAENKTRLERELASRLRVLEAQRQNEINFQTTWHDFDTYNTAIGQGYNQFTIMQMANYVATLANRGVRHQPYLVEKIVDAEGNLVEKFHSEIIQTTTVSREVLEEVITGMTLTTAPGGTAYSLFWNFPEDIKVAAKTGTAQPGRVGYVKNKDFDGLFIAFAPADDPQIAFAGVIEHGNSGSGSAGLMAKAVFEAYFGLN